A single region of the Solwaraspora sp. WMMD791 genome encodes:
- a CDS encoding DEAD/DEAH box helicase encodes MAAADLLHPVLLHHIVNSLQWPALRPLQSGAVTPLLAGDDALLLAPTAAGKTEAALFPLLSQMAQENWSGPGLLYLCPLKALLNNLLPRVEQYTGWLGRRAAVWHGDVTAGQRRRILRDRPDILLTTPESVESMLVSRNVDHDEFLRSVRAVVVDEVHAFAGDDRGWHLLAVLERLTRVAGRPVQRVGLSATVGNPDELLSWLQGSGRGERPARVVAPDLPAAAIPPLVTAGATSVGPPPGKVELDYVGSADNAARIIAALHSGEKRLVFCDSRALVEELGQKLRLAGVTTYLSHASLALDDRRRAEQAFAEGRDCVIVSTSTLELGIDVGDLDRVIQINAPRTVAAFLQRIGRTGRRAGSTRNCLFLALDTPSLVHAAGLLRLWGQGWVEDIVAPPEPRHIVAQQILALCLQRHRVGDRQWAQEWNGLAPFDTGAEVILRHLVSEGYLDDDDGMLHIGPEAELRFGRRHFMDMMAVFTAPPQFTVLLGRTEIGRTDPYLLTERVIGPRLLLLGGRSWRVTHIDWRRRRCFVEPAERGGRALWLAGGTPQGLSYRLVQAMREVLLGAVPPVQLTRRATARLAEARDGAAGLVHPGGTVVAIDGHDELRWWTWAGFRANATLAATIGDLADPTQRPDDTSIRLRDGVDRSGWLAATSDAADRVCLPEIDEKALHGLKFSAALPRRLAEATLAARLADVPSAQAVLAEPVRFVHWHQ; translated from the coding sequence ATGGCCGCCGCCGACCTACTGCATCCGGTACTGCTGCACCACATCGTCAACTCGTTGCAGTGGCCGGCGTTGCGCCCGTTGCAGTCCGGCGCGGTCACTCCGCTGCTCGCCGGCGACGACGCGCTGCTGCTGGCACCCACCGCCGCCGGTAAGACCGAAGCCGCGCTGTTTCCGCTGCTGTCCCAGATGGCCCAGGAGAACTGGTCCGGCCCCGGTCTGCTGTATCTCTGCCCGCTGAAGGCGCTGCTGAACAACCTGCTGCCACGGGTGGAGCAGTACACCGGCTGGCTCGGTCGGCGGGCCGCAGTGTGGCACGGCGACGTCACCGCCGGGCAGCGCCGCAGGATCCTGCGGGATCGTCCCGACATCCTGCTGACCACCCCTGAGTCGGTGGAGTCGATGCTGGTCAGCCGCAACGTCGACCACGACGAGTTCCTCCGGTCGGTCCGTGCGGTCGTCGTCGACGAGGTACACGCCTTCGCTGGTGACGACCGGGGCTGGCATCTGCTGGCGGTGTTGGAGCGGTTGACCCGGGTCGCCGGCCGGCCGGTGCAAAGGGTCGGCCTGTCCGCCACCGTGGGCAACCCTGACGAGCTGCTGAGCTGGCTGCAGGGATCCGGCCGGGGTGAACGTCCGGCCAGGGTCGTCGCTCCGGACCTGCCCGCTGCCGCGATCCCGCCATTGGTGACGGCTGGAGCTACTTCAGTGGGTCCGCCGCCCGGGAAGGTGGAGCTGGACTACGTCGGGTCGGCGGACAACGCGGCCCGGATCATCGCGGCGTTGCACAGCGGCGAGAAGCGGCTGGTGTTCTGCGACTCGCGGGCTCTGGTCGAAGAGCTCGGGCAGAAGCTGCGGCTGGCCGGCGTCACCACGTACCTGTCGCACGCCTCGCTCGCCCTGGACGACCGGCGACGGGCCGAGCAGGCTTTCGCCGAAGGGCGCGACTGCGTCATCGTCTCCACCAGCACCCTCGAACTCGGCATCGACGTCGGTGACCTCGACCGGGTGATCCAGATCAACGCTCCCCGGACCGTCGCCGCGTTCCTGCAGCGCATCGGCCGCACCGGGCGGCGGGCGGGCAGCACCCGTAACTGCCTGTTCCTCGCACTGGACACACCGAGCCTGGTGCACGCCGCCGGACTGCTCCGGCTGTGGGGTCAGGGCTGGGTCGAGGACATCGTCGCGCCGCCGGAGCCCCGGCACATCGTCGCCCAGCAGATCCTGGCGCTCTGCCTGCAGCGGCACCGTGTCGGTGACCGGCAGTGGGCGCAGGAGTGGAACGGCCTTGCCCCATTCGACACCGGTGCAGAGGTGATCCTGAGGCATCTCGTCAGCGAGGGCTATCTCGACGACGACGACGGCATGCTGCACATCGGACCCGAGGCCGAGTTGCGGTTCGGCCGCCGCCACTTCATGGACATGATGGCGGTTTTCACCGCGCCGCCGCAGTTCACCGTCCTGCTGGGTCGTACCGAGATCGGCCGCACCGACCCGTACCTGTTGACCGAGCGGGTGATCGGGCCACGGCTGCTGCTGCTCGGCGGTCGTAGCTGGCGGGTCACCCACATCGACTGGCGTCGGCGTCGCTGCTTCGTGGAGCCGGCCGAACGCGGCGGCCGGGCACTCTGGTTGGCTGGTGGCACCCCGCAGGGGTTGTCGTACCGGCTGGTGCAGGCGATGCGGGAGGTGCTGCTCGGCGCGGTGCCGCCGGTCCAGCTGACCCGCCGGGCGACAGCACGGCTCGCTGAGGCTCGCGACGGTGCGGCCGGGCTGGTGCACCCCGGCGGTACGGTCGTCGCCATCGACGGACACGATGAGCTGCGCTGGTGGACCTGGGCCGGGTTCCGGGCCAACGCCACACTGGCGGCGACCATCGGCGATCTGGCGGATCCCACCCAACGACCCGACGACACGAGCATCCGGTTGCGCGACGGCGTCGACCGGTCCGGCTGGCTGGCGGCGACCAGCGACGCGGCGGATCGGGTCTGCCTGCCCGAGATCGACGAGAAGGCCCTGCACGGGTTGAAGTTCAGTGCCGCGCTGCCGCGTCGGCTCGCCGAAGCGACCCTGGCGGCCCGGCTGGCCGACGTGCCATCCGCCCAGGCGGTGCTGGCCGAGCCGGTGCGTTTCGTCCACTGGCACCAGTAG
- a CDS encoding Nramp family divalent metal transporter codes for MTTAFRLRQQAAPAPTGRDRPRWYGPGLLWMVSSVGSGSVLFTPRIGARYGYELLWLALVVTVLMWIMIREAGRYSVATGRTLLDGFRDVPGPANWAIWVIFVPQVVAGVVTIAGIAALVGSALMVALPGGQAVYASIIILGSGALVLAGRYRGVERITAVMALVLVGAAITAAASTVSGDIATGLVPGVPDDLDLYFVLPWVGFILAGAVGIMWFSYWVAARGFGGPTGPSSSTNHTDDSTDHTDDGAGDRAGPGQRVGHDERIDRVRAWTRTMSRTAALGVAGGGLVIVSFLVLGAELLAPQGQVPDGVDVARDLTALLGDLWGTVGEVLLLTCVVVALWGTIFANQDGWARTYADATRLVASGRHDGSPARRHDDGPACDQEPTGRMGRLLRRPRAVYLTYVAVAMTLAPLVLFLLVRNPVEILSVGGIIAAAHTPVVVGLTLYVNRRLPAPVRPSPTSQAALGTAGLFFGAFAVVYLLSLVGVRIT; via the coding sequence ATGACAACCGCGTTCCGTCTACGCCAACAAGCCGCCCCCGCCCCGACCGGCCGCGACCGGCCCCGCTGGTACGGGCCCGGTCTGCTGTGGATGGTGTCGTCGGTGGGCTCCGGTTCGGTGCTGTTCACCCCACGTATCGGCGCTCGGTACGGCTACGAACTGCTGTGGCTGGCGTTGGTCGTCACCGTACTCATGTGGATCATGATTCGCGAGGCTGGCCGGTACAGCGTGGCCACCGGCCGTACCCTGCTCGATGGCTTCCGCGACGTACCGGGACCGGCCAACTGGGCGATCTGGGTGATCTTCGTCCCGCAGGTCGTCGCCGGGGTGGTCACCATCGCCGGCATCGCCGCCCTGGTCGGCAGCGCGCTCATGGTGGCGCTGCCCGGCGGCCAGGCGGTCTACGCCAGCATCATCATCCTCGGCTCAGGCGCGCTGGTGCTGGCCGGCCGGTACCGGGGCGTGGAACGGATCACCGCCGTGATGGCGCTGGTGCTGGTCGGCGCGGCCATCACCGCAGCGGCCAGCACGGTCAGCGGCGACATCGCGACCGGCCTGGTACCGGGTGTACCGGACGACCTTGACCTGTACTTCGTGCTGCCCTGGGTCGGATTCATCCTGGCCGGTGCCGTCGGCATCATGTGGTTCTCCTACTGGGTGGCGGCGCGTGGCTTCGGCGGACCTACCGGCCCGTCCTCGTCGACAAACCACACCGACGACTCGACGGACCACACCGACGACGGGGCCGGCGACAGGGCTGGTCCGGGCCAGCGGGTCGGCCACGACGAACGGATCGACCGGGTGCGCGCCTGGACCCGGACGATGAGCCGGACCGCCGCGCTCGGCGTCGCCGGCGGTGGACTCGTTATCGTCTCCTTCCTGGTGCTGGGCGCCGAACTGCTCGCCCCACAGGGGCAGGTTCCCGACGGGGTCGACGTCGCTCGCGACCTGACCGCGCTGCTCGGCGATCTGTGGGGCACCGTCGGTGAGGTGCTGCTGCTGACCTGTGTGGTGGTCGCGCTGTGGGGCACCATCTTCGCCAACCAGGACGGCTGGGCGCGCACCTACGCCGACGCCACCCGGCTGGTCGCCAGCGGCCGGCACGACGGATCGCCCGCCCGCCGGCACGACGACGGGCCCGCCTGCGATCAGGAACCGACTGGCCGGATGGGTCGGCTGCTGCGTCGCCCACGGGCGGTCTACCTGACGTACGTCGCGGTCGCCATGACTCTCGCCCCGCTGGTGCTGTTCCTGCTGGTCCGCAACCCGGTCGAGATCCTGTCGGTCGGCGGGATCATCGCCGCCGCACACACCCCGGTCGTGGTCGGCCTCACCCTCTACGTCAACCGCCGGCTCCCGGCACCGGTACGGCCGTCGCCGACCAGCCAGGCGGCGCTCGGCACCGCCGGGTTGTTCTTCGGCGCCTTCGCCGTCGTCTACCTGCTGAGTCTGGTCGGCGTCCGGATCACCTGA
- a CDS encoding adenylosuccinate synthetase gives MVASSPGDGWADATASRHVAVVDLGYGDAGKGTVVDWLCATRPVEAVIRFNGGGQAAHNVVLPDGRSHTFAQFGAGTFHGVPTHLSRFMVVDPLALAGEAAHLAGIGVPDALDRLTVDGDALLATPYHRAANQAREIARGADRHGSCGMGVGETMSYGLAHPDTAPRVADCHDPGLLRHRLTLLRDRLTAELGPLDAPPVADTVTAFTAFAQRVVIVDGSWTTRLLRAGPVVFEGAQGVLLDEWHGFHPYTTWSTTTFGNVDTLLAEAGMPGTATRLGVLRTLTPRHGPGPLVTEDPALRPPERHNGTNAWQGRFRFGHFDAVAHRYALDVTGGVDALALTHLDLVGAHRLRLCDGYDWTDRLPTGPPGDLDRQAALTAKLLASRPRYAADPEPEPAAWVDAVRDALGVPVWLTSHGPTAADKRTRRPGYGRYTRSQAKYLTTTGVAESKSVPPYQRVSPAH, from the coding sequence CTGGTGGCCAGCAGCCCTGGCGACGGCTGGGCGGACGCGACGGCGAGCCGGCACGTCGCCGTGGTCGACCTCGGCTACGGCGACGCCGGCAAGGGCACCGTCGTCGACTGGCTCTGCGCGACCCGACCGGTCGAGGCGGTGATCCGCTTCAACGGGGGCGGGCAGGCGGCGCACAACGTCGTGCTGCCCGACGGTCGGTCACACACCTTCGCCCAGTTCGGCGCCGGCACCTTCCACGGGGTGCCGACCCACCTGTCCCGGTTCATGGTCGTCGATCCACTGGCCCTGGCCGGCGAGGCGGCGCACCTGGCCGGGATCGGCGTACCCGACGCGCTGGACCGGCTGACCGTCGACGGTGACGCGCTGCTGGCCACCCCGTACCACCGGGCCGCGAACCAGGCCCGGGAGATCGCCCGTGGGGCCGACCGGCACGGCTCCTGCGGGATGGGGGTGGGCGAGACCATGTCGTACGGCCTCGCCCACCCCGACACCGCCCCCCGGGTCGCCGACTGCCACGACCCCGGCCTGCTGCGGCACCGGCTGACGCTGCTACGTGACCGGCTCACCGCCGAGCTGGGCCCGCTGGACGCCCCGCCGGTGGCCGACACCGTCACCGCGTTCACCGCCTTCGCGCAGCGGGTCGTGATCGTCGACGGCTCGTGGACGACCCGGCTGCTGCGCGCCGGCCCGGTCGTCTTCGAAGGTGCCCAGGGGGTGCTGCTCGACGAGTGGCACGGCTTCCACCCGTACACCACGTGGAGCACCACGACGTTCGGCAACGTGGACACGCTGCTGGCCGAGGCCGGCATGCCCGGTACGGCGACCCGGCTCGGGGTGCTGCGGACGCTCACCCCCCGGCACGGGCCCGGCCCGCTGGTCACCGAGGACCCGGCGCTGCGCCCGCCGGAGCGGCACAACGGCACCAACGCCTGGCAGGGCCGGTTCCGGTTCGGCCACTTCGACGCCGTCGCCCACCGGTACGCCCTCGACGTCACCGGCGGCGTCGACGCCCTCGCCCTGACCCATCTGGACCTGGTCGGCGCGCACCGGCTGCGGCTGTGCGACGGCTACGACTGGACCGACCGGCTGCCGACCGGTCCGCCCGGTGACCTGGACCGTCAGGCGGCGCTGACCGCGAAGCTGCTGGCCAGCCGACCCCGGTACGCCGCCGACCCGGAACCGGAGCCGGCGGCGTGGGTCGACGCGGTGCGCGACGCGCTCGGCGTCCCGGTGTGGCTGACCTCGCACGGCCCCACCGCCGCCGACAAGCGCACCCGCCGACCCGGTTACGGCAGGTACACCCGGAGCCAGGCGAAGTACTTGACGACGACCGGGGTGGCGGAGTCGAAGTCGGTGCCGCCGTACCAGCGGGTCTCCCCGGCGCACTGA
- a CDS encoding serine/threonine protein kinase — protein MTVTEAIHLVMTAPGPAEVFGTDDATRRYHQLARLLHPDTAGADGTDPRATDAFVRLAELWQRHRNAGRDTVTIDTGRHRYVVDRTATYVGDLADLYRHGDDQLVKVPRDPANNDLIAREQTALARLAERGDPRYLPYVPRLVDAFRHRDTGTGALRQVSVLGTPTGLYSLAEVRRAHPDGVDARDAAWMFRRLLVGLGFAHRTGLVHGAVLPGHVLIEPQQHGVVIVDWCYASVDGSPVPALVPAYADWYPDEIRRRHAPGPGTDLAMAARCLAWLTGERAPAPVRRFTAGCQLAALRQRPDDAWRLLAEFDDLIERLWGPRRFRPFTMPDPNHRQGTDPNPR, from the coding sequence ATGACCGTCACCGAGGCGATCCACCTCGTCATGACCGCCCCTGGCCCGGCCGAGGTGTTCGGCACCGACGACGCGACCCGCCGCTACCACCAGCTGGCCCGGCTGCTGCACCCGGACACCGCCGGAGCGGACGGCACCGACCCGCGGGCCACCGACGCCTTCGTCCGCCTTGCCGAGCTGTGGCAGCGGCACCGCAACGCCGGCCGCGACACCGTCACCATCGACACCGGCCGGCACCGGTACGTCGTCGACCGCACCGCCACCTACGTCGGCGACCTGGCCGACCTGTACCGCCACGGCGACGACCAGCTGGTGAAGGTCCCCCGCGACCCCGCCAACAACGACCTGATCGCCCGCGAGCAGACCGCGCTGGCCCGGCTCGCCGAGCGCGGCGACCCCCGCTACCTGCCGTACGTGCCCCGGCTGGTCGACGCCTTCCGGCACCGGGACACCGGCACCGGCGCGCTGCGCCAGGTGAGCGTGCTCGGCACCCCGACAGGGCTGTACAGCCTCGCCGAGGTCCGCCGCGCCCACCCCGACGGGGTCGACGCCCGCGACGCCGCCTGGATGTTCCGCCGGCTGCTCGTCGGGCTCGGCTTCGCCCACCGCACCGGCCTGGTGCACGGCGCGGTCCTGCCCGGACACGTCCTCATCGAACCGCAGCAGCACGGCGTGGTGATCGTCGACTGGTGCTACGCCAGCGTCGACGGCTCACCCGTACCGGCGCTGGTCCCGGCGTACGCCGACTGGTATCCCGACGAGATCCGCCGCCGCCACGCCCCCGGCCCCGGCACCGACCTGGCGATGGCCGCCCGGTGCCTGGCCTGGCTGACCGGCGAGCGGGCACCGGCACCGGTACGCCGGTTCACCGCCGGATGCCAGCTGGCCGCGCTACGCCAACGCCCTGACGACGCGTGGCGGCTGCTCGCCGAATTCGACGACCTGATCGAACGGCTCTGGGGCCCCCGCCGGTTCCGCCCGTTCACCATGCCCGACCCCAACCACCGCCAAGGAACCGACCCGAACCCCCGCTAG
- a CDS encoding NUDIX domain-containing protein, with amino-acid sequence MPETEFLANYDPRAYAPLAVTVDVVALTIRDGDLHVLLVVRGAPPYEGAWALPGGFVKPDEDLPTAAARELAEETGLDTRAAAMDRVHLEQLASYGTPDRDPRMRVVSVAYLAFAPELPDPAAGSDAATAAWVPVSALGLPDHVEADQPVRQRPGTTRQLAFDHARILADGLDRARAKLEYTPLATRFVADEFTISELRAVYQTVWGVELHAGNFHRKVLSVPGFLDGVGATTERGGPRGGPRARLYRAGDARLLHPALLRPAREEQIR; translated from the coding sequence ATGCCGGAGACGGAGTTCCTCGCCAACTACGACCCCCGGGCGTACGCACCGCTCGCGGTCACCGTCGACGTGGTGGCGCTGACCATCCGCGACGGAGACCTGCACGTCCTGCTCGTGGTGCGCGGCGCACCGCCGTACGAAGGGGCCTGGGCCCTGCCCGGCGGGTTCGTCAAGCCCGACGAAGACCTGCCCACCGCCGCCGCCCGCGAACTGGCCGAGGAGACCGGCCTGGACACTCGGGCCGCCGCCATGGACCGGGTGCACCTGGAGCAGCTGGCCAGCTACGGCACACCCGACCGAGACCCCCGGATGCGGGTCGTTTCGGTGGCGTACCTCGCCTTCGCCCCCGAGCTGCCCGACCCGGCGGCCGGCAGCGACGCCGCCACCGCCGCCTGGGTGCCGGTCTCCGCCCTCGGCCTACCCGACCACGTGGAGGCGGACCAGCCGGTGCGGCAACGGCCCGGCACCACCCGACAGCTCGCCTTCGACCACGCCCGGATCCTCGCCGACGGGCTGGACCGGGCCCGCGCCAAACTCGAGTACACCCCACTGGCGACCCGCTTCGTCGCCGACGAGTTCACCATCAGCGAGCTACGGGCCGTCTACCAGACCGTGTGGGGTGTCGAGCTGCACGCCGGCAACTTCCACCGCAAGGTCCTGTCGGTGCCGGGCTTCCTCGACGGCGTCGGTGCCACCACCGAGCGCGGCGGGCCGCGCGGCGGCCCCCGGGCCCGCCTCTACCGGGCCGGCGACGCCCGGCTGCTGCACCCGGCGCTGCTGCGCCCGGCCCGGGAGGAGCAGATCAGATGA
- a CDS encoding ABC transporter ATP-binding protein — protein sequence MPVRPPAPLTAARLLRRTLRRHRGRLTGGVALLSLHQAAEAAVPLAIGLIVEQAVATGELSALVGSVVGLAALFTVLTFAWRFGARLTEAAIHSETHRLRVEVAARALDPRGHRTGLRSGELLAIAAADAERTALIIRASTVAVAALAALAVASAVLLTIDVALGLGVLLGVPALVAALQALAPVVTRRTAAQQAAAGATTALATDLVTGLRALRGLGAVDNAARRYRDSSRHTLAVTLRATTMSGLYQGITAGASGLFLAAVAGVAGWMAIRGRISIGEFITVVGLAQFVAEPVRALGFCGQLAAAVWASAGRVARVLTAPPAVLPGQRTPARPARVRLALAGVSYRSLRDVDLRLHAGELLAVVAHEPRDAEALLDLLRGRVPADDHRGTVTVDAVPVSDLSIDALRTQVLVEPHDTALFEGTLRSNLLVHSGDPDPDPDPGVGVARPAGQVSADAVSAEADPVLAAAITAACADDIVGLHPGGLDHPVTDRGASLSGGQRQRIGLARALVADPPILVLHDPTTAVDAATEQRLAAGLRAARHGHDRPDDPAAPATLVVTSSPTLLAQADRVLVLAAGQVVGSGSHHDLARTDETYRAAVLR from the coding sequence GTGCCCGTACGCCCACCCGCCCCCCTGACCGCGGCCCGGCTGCTGCGCCGGACCCTGCGTCGGCACCGTGGCCGGCTCACCGGTGGGGTCGCCCTGCTCAGCCTGCATCAGGCCGCCGAAGCGGCGGTACCGCTGGCCATCGGGCTGATCGTCGAACAGGCCGTGGCCACCGGCGAACTGAGCGCGCTCGTCGGGTCGGTGGTCGGCCTGGCCGCCCTGTTCACCGTCCTCACCTTCGCCTGGCGCTTCGGTGCCCGACTGACCGAGGCCGCGATCCACTCCGAGACCCACCGGCTGCGGGTGGAGGTCGCCGCGCGGGCCCTCGATCCGCGTGGGCACCGCACCGGTCTGCGCTCGGGTGAACTGCTCGCCATCGCCGCCGCCGACGCCGAACGCACCGCCCTGATCATCCGGGCCAGCACCGTCGCCGTCGCCGCGCTCGCCGCCCTGGCCGTGGCCTCGGCGGTGCTGCTGACCATCGACGTCGCCCTCGGTCTCGGCGTCCTGCTCGGAGTTCCGGCGCTGGTCGCCGCCTTGCAGGCACTCGCCCCGGTGGTCACCCGGCGCACCGCCGCCCAGCAGGCCGCCGCCGGTGCCACCACCGCGCTCGCCACCGACCTGGTCACCGGGCTGCGCGCCCTGCGCGGGCTCGGCGCCGTGGACAACGCCGCCCGCCGCTACCGCGACTCCAGCCGGCACACCCTCGCGGTCACCCTGCGGGCCACCACGATGAGCGGCCTCTACCAGGGCATCACCGCCGGGGCCAGCGGGCTGTTCCTCGCCGCCGTCGCCGGCGTGGCGGGGTGGATGGCGATCCGTGGGCGGATCAGCATCGGGGAGTTCATCACCGTGGTCGGGCTGGCCCAGTTCGTCGCCGAACCGGTCCGCGCTCTCGGCTTCTGCGGCCAGCTCGCCGCCGCGGTCTGGGCCTCCGCCGGCCGGGTCGCCCGGGTGCTGACCGCGCCGCCCGCCGTCCTGCCCGGACAACGGACGCCCGCCCGGCCGGCGCGGGTGCGGCTGGCCCTGGCCGGGGTCAGCTACCGCAGCCTGCGCGACGTGGACCTGCGGCTGCACGCCGGTGAACTGCTCGCTGTCGTGGCCCACGAGCCACGGGACGCTGAAGCGCTGCTCGACCTGCTGCGCGGCCGGGTGCCCGCCGACGACCACCGGGGAACGGTGACCGTCGACGCGGTGCCGGTGTCCGACCTGAGCATCGACGCCCTGCGTACGCAGGTCCTGGTGGAGCCGCACGACACGGCGCTGTTCGAGGGAACGCTGCGCAGTAACCTGCTGGTCCACTCCGGCGACCCGGACCCGGACCCGGACCCGGGCGTGGGCGTGGCCCGGCCCGCTGGCCAGGTATCGGCCGACGCCGTGTCGGCCGAGGCCGACCCGGTGCTGGCCGCCGCGATCACCGCCGCCTGCGCCGACGACATCGTCGGGCTGCACCCCGGCGGGCTGGACCACCCGGTCACCGATCGCGGTGCCAGCCTCTCCGGCGGCCAGCGGCAGCGGATCGGGCTGGCCCGGGCACTGGTCGCCGACCCGCCGATCCTGGTCCTGCACGACCCCACCACCGCGGTCGACGCGGCCACCGAGCAGCGGCTGGCCGCCGGACTACGCGCGGCGCGCCACGGCCACGACCGGCCAGACGACCCGGCTGCCCCCGCCACGCTGGTGGTGACCAGCAGCCCGACGCTGCTCGCCCAGGCCGACCGGGTGCTCGTCCTGGCCGCCGGTCAGGTGGTGGGCTCGGGCAGCCACCACGACCTCGCGCGTACCGATGAGACCTACCGAGCGGCGGTGCTGCGATGA
- a CDS encoding ABC transporter ATP-binding protein, which translates to MPPAPQASPTTPLATLPTATVRRTWAVLGTELRRSPALTGAALVTVLAASACGLVAPWVLGTMVDDIRSAAGTSAVVRAVVLIVSAAVVGAILTGCGAALVARTGETVLARLRERVLDRALHLPGGTLDRIGPGDLLARVGDDVSVVTRVITDTAPVLVSALLTVLLTVAGLFALDWRLGLAGLTALPMYLLALRWYLPRSGPYYARERVVTGERSQAMIGALRGAATVRAYRLEAAHTAAIARRSAAARDLSISVLRMFTRFGSRLNRAEWVGLTSVLVVGFLLVRADLVTVGATTAAALYFHRLFNPLGALVAEFDQVQQAGASLARLAGVADLPTPSRPTAPAVVTDTSIELVGVSYRYDDGPLVLHDVSLRIAPGERVALVGASGSGKTTLAAIVAGQLRPSAGTVRFGGVDLADADAADLAGRIALVSQDVHVFAGPLTDDLRLARADATAEQLTAALDRVGALGWVRALPDGPDSVVGEGGHQPTAAQAQQIALARLVLADPDVAILDEATAEAGSAGARDLERAAFAATEGRTTLIVAHRLTQARHADRIVVLDAGRVVADGSHDELVAADGSYRRLWDSWTGVDQAPVDRTANLV; encoded by the coding sequence ATGCCGCCGGCACCGCAGGCGTCGCCGACGACACCACTGGCGACGCTGCCGACCGCGACCGTACGGCGGACCTGGGCGGTGCTCGGCACCGAACTGCGGCGCAGCCCCGCCCTGACCGGCGCGGCGCTGGTGACCGTCCTGGCCGCCAGCGCCTGCGGCCTGGTCGCCCCCTGGGTGCTCGGCACCATGGTCGACGACATCCGGTCCGCGGCCGGCACTTCGGCGGTGGTCCGGGCGGTCGTGCTGATCGTGTCCGCGGCCGTCGTCGGCGCGATCCTGACCGGGTGCGGCGCGGCCCTGGTGGCCCGGACCGGCGAGACGGTGCTCGCCCGGCTGCGGGAACGGGTGCTCGACCGGGCCCTGCACCTGCCCGGCGGCACCCTGGACCGGATCGGCCCCGGCGACCTGCTGGCCCGGGTCGGCGACGACGTGTCCGTGGTCACCCGGGTCATCACCGACACCGCACCGGTGCTGGTCTCCGCGCTGCTGACGGTGCTGCTCACCGTCGCCGGCCTGTTCGCCCTCGACTGGCGCCTCGGCCTGGCCGGGCTGACCGCCCTGCCGATGTACCTGCTCGCGCTGCGCTGGTACCTGCCCCGGTCGGGGCCCTACTACGCCCGGGAACGGGTGGTCACCGGCGAACGGTCGCAGGCGATGATCGGGGCGTTGCGCGGGGCGGCCACCGTCCGCGCGTACCGCCTGGAGGCCGCGCACACGGCGGCGATCGCGCGCCGGTCGGCCGCCGCGCGGGACCTGTCGATCTCGGTGCTGCGGATGTTCACCCGCTTCGGATCCCGGCTCAACCGGGCCGAGTGGGTCGGGTTGACCTCGGTCCTCGTGGTCGGGTTCCTCCTGGTGCGGGCCGACCTGGTGACGGTCGGCGCGACCACCGCTGCGGCGCTGTACTTCCACCGCCTGTTCAACCCGCTCGGGGCACTGGTCGCCGAGTTCGACCAGGTGCAGCAGGCCGGGGCCAGCCTGGCCCGGCTCGCCGGAGTGGCCGACCTGCCGACGCCGTCGCGCCCGACCGCGCCCGCCGTCGTGACCGACACCTCGATCGAGCTGGTCGGGGTCAGCTACCGCTACGACGACGGTCCGCTGGTGCTGCACGACGTGTCGCTGCGGATCGCACCCGGCGAGCGGGTGGCGCTGGTCGGTGCCAGTGGGTCCGGCAAGACCACCCTGGCCGCCATCGTCGCCGGTCAGCTGCGACCCAGCGCCGGCACCGTCCGGTTCGGCGGGGTGGACCTCGCCGACGCCGACGCGGCCGACCTCGCCGGCCGGATCGCCCTGGTCAGTCAGGACGTGCACGTGTTCGCCGGCCCGTTGACCGACGATCTGCGGTTGGCCCGCGCCGACGCCACCGCCGAGCAGCTCACCGCCGCGTTGGACAGGGTAGGGGCGTTGGGCTGGGTGCGGGCGCTGCCGGACGGGCCAGACAGCGTCGTCGGCGAGGGCGGCCACCAGCCGACCGCCGCCCAGGCCCAGCAGATCGCGCTGGCCCGGCTGGTACTCGCCGACCCGGACGTGGCGATCCTCGACGAGGCGACCGCCGAGGCCGGCAGCGCGGGCGCCCGGGACCTGGAACGGGCGGCGTTCGCCGCGACCGAGGGCCGGACCACCCTGATCGTGGCGCACCGGCTCACCCAGGCCCGCCACGCGGACCGCATCGTGGTGCTCGACGCCGGTCGGGTGGTGGCCGACGGCAGCCACGACGAACTGGTCGCCGCCGACGGCAGCTACCGCCGGCTGTGGGACAGCTGGACCGGCGTGGACCAGGCGCCGGTTGACCGTACTGCAAATCTTGTTTAG